The proteins below are encoded in one region of Sphingobacterium sp. R2:
- a CDS encoding HD domain-containing protein: MNNIIERTVAFVQDRLKFAEAGHDWSHIQRVWNNTKLILENETADVMVCELAALLHDIADSKFHDGDETVGPRVAGEFLASLEISPEIIDHVKKIIFNMSFKASLGEVSFHSKEMEIVQDADRLDAIGAIGIARAFSFGGNKGREMYNPNIPVQEYKDKEAYKHSEAPTINHFYEKLLLLKDKMNTEAAKKIAAHRHDYMLSFLDEFIAEWNGKK; the protein is encoded by the coding sequence ATGAATAACATTATTGAGCGCACAGTAGCATTTGTGCAAGACCGATTGAAATTTGCAGAAGCAGGCCACGATTGGTCGCATATTCAACGCGTATGGAACAATACGAAGTTAATTTTAGAAAATGAAACGGCAGATGTCATGGTCTGCGAATTGGCCGCGCTATTACATGACATCGCTGACAGTAAATTTCATGATGGCGACGAAACTGTAGGCCCTCGTGTTGCCGGAGAGTTTTTGGCAAGTCTAGAAATTTCGCCTGAGATCATTGACCATGTTAAAAAAATTATCTTCAACATGTCTTTTAAAGCAAGCTTAGGCGAAGTGTCATTCCATTCGAAAGAGATGGAGATCGTACAAGATGCGGATCGCCTGGATGCCATCGGAGCCATTGGTATTGCCCGCGCATTCAGCTTTGGCGGAAACAAGGGACGTGAGATGTATAACCCTAACATTCCCGTACAGGAATATAAGGATAAAGAGGCGTACAAACATTCGGAAGCTCCTACAATCAATCACTTCTACGAAAAACTCTTATTGCTAAAGGATAAGATGAATACAGAGGCTGCGAAGAAAATAGCAGCACATCGCCACGATTATATGCTCAGCTTTCTAGATGAGTTTATAGCCGAATGGAATGGTAAAAAATAA
- the fumC gene encoding class II fumarate hydratase, whose amino-acid sequence MSFRIEKDTMGEVQVPADKYWGAQTERSRNNFKIGPAASMPQEIVAGFAYLKKAAAYANHELGVLSVEKRDAIAAVCDEILAGKLDDQFPLVIWQTGSGTQSNMNVNEVVANRAQVLAGHKIGEGEPVLKANDDVNKSQSSNDTFPTGMHIAAYKAVAEVTIPGVEKLRDTLAKKAEEFKNVVKIGRTHLMDATPLTLGQEISGYVAQLNHGLKALRNTLSHLSELALGGTAVGTGLNTPKGYDVVVAKYIAEFTGLPFVTAENKFEALAAHDAIVETHGALKQLAVALNKIANDIRMLASGPRSGIGEILIPENEPGSSIMPGKVNPTQCEALTMVAAQVMGNDVAITIGGTQGHYELNVFKPLMAANFLQSARLLGDACVSFEEHCAAGIEPNYKRIKELVDNSLMLVTALNTKIGYYKSAEIAQTAHKNGTTLKEEAVRLGYVTPEDFDAWVKPEDMVGSLK is encoded by the coding sequence ATGTCATTCAGAATTGAAAAAGACACGATGGGTGAAGTTCAAGTACCTGCAGACAAATACTGGGGTGCACAGACAGAGCGTTCACGCAACAACTTTAAAATTGGACCGGCAGCGTCTATGCCACAAGAAATCGTCGCAGGCTTTGCCTATTTAAAGAAAGCAGCCGCTTATGCTAATCACGAGCTGGGTGTATTATCTGTGGAGAAACGTGATGCAATTGCTGCAGTATGTGATGAAATCTTAGCGGGCAAATTGGATGATCAATTTCCATTGGTTATCTGGCAGACAGGTTCGGGCACGCAATCCAATATGAACGTGAATGAAGTTGTGGCAAACCGTGCGCAAGTGCTGGCTGGACATAAAATCGGTGAGGGCGAGCCTGTGTTAAAAGCAAATGATGACGTAAACAAATCACAATCATCGAATGACACTTTCCCTACCGGAATGCATATCGCAGCTTACAAAGCTGTGGCAGAAGTGACCATTCCAGGCGTAGAAAAATTGCGTGACACCTTGGCTAAAAAAGCGGAGGAGTTTAAAAATGTTGTAAAAATTGGCCGTACACACTTAATGGATGCTACTCCGTTGACGCTAGGTCAGGAGATTTCAGGTTATGTTGCTCAATTGAACCATGGTCTGAAAGCTTTGAGAAATACACTTTCGCATTTGTCTGAACTTGCACTGGGAGGTACTGCTGTAGGTACAGGATTAAATACACCAAAGGGCTATGATGTTGTCGTTGCTAAATATATCGCTGAATTTACCGGCCTACCTTTCGTCACTGCTGAAAACAAATTCGAGGCTTTGGCTGCTCACGACGCAATTGTTGAAACACATGGTGCATTGAAGCAATTGGCTGTAGCCTTAAATAAAATAGCAAATGACATCCGTATGTTGGCTTCTGGCCCACGCTCTGGTATCGGTGAAATCTTGATCCCTGAGAACGAACCAGGATCATCCATTATGCCAGGTAAAGTTAATCCGACACAATGTGAAGCCTTGACGATGGTGGCGGCACAAGTAATGGGTAATGATGTTGCGATCACCATTGGTGGAACACAGGGCCATTATGAGCTGAACGTGTTTAAACCATTGATGGCAGCAAACTTCTTACAGTCTGCTCGCCTATTGGGTGATGCTTGTGTTTCATTTGAAGAGCACTGTGCTGCAGGTATTGAGCCGAATTACAAACGCATCAAAGAATTGGTAGACAACTCATTGATGTTAGTAACAGCGCTAAACACAAAAATTGGTTACTACAAATCAGCAGAAATCGCGCAAACAGCACATAAAAATGGGACTACGCTTAAAGAAGAAGCCGTACGCCTGGGTTATGTGACTCCTGAAGACTTTGATGCTTGGGTTAAACCAGAAGATATGGTTGGAAGTTTAAAATAA
- a CDS encoding glycerophosphodiester phosphodiesterase family protein, translating into MKKHIFSCLTLAMVISSSALFAQTKAIAHRGVWKNSHLPQNSIASLTAAHDLKLFGSEFDVHLTKDNILVVNHDNDFYGIDIATATYKELLEKKHPNGESIPTLEEYLNAGKKLKGLRLILELKINKLGVERTLEATAKTVEMVKKLKAEKVTDYISFSLEACQKIHELAPKANIQYLTGDKSPAEVKAAGINGLDYHFSVFKKNGTWLKDAHQLGMKVNAWTVNTAEEMTNLINQNIDFITTDEPELLLRILKK; encoded by the coding sequence ATGAAAAAACATATTTTTAGCTGCCTTACGCTAGCCATGGTGATCTCATCTTCGGCATTATTTGCACAAACTAAAGCCATTGCGCATCGTGGCGTATGGAAAAACAGCCACCTTCCCCAAAATTCAATTGCATCGTTAACTGCTGCTCACGATCTCAAGCTTTTTGGGTCCGAGTTTGATGTGCATCTGACCAAAGACAACATATTGGTTGTCAACCATGACAATGATTTCTATGGTATCGATATTGCTACAGCAACATACAAGGAACTTTTGGAGAAGAAGCATCCTAACGGTGAATCTATTCCCACTTTGGAAGAATATCTTAACGCCGGAAAAAAATTGAAGGGTTTACGTCTTATCCTTGAATTAAAAATTAATAAACTCGGCGTCGAGCGTACGCTTGAAGCGACCGCAAAAACAGTGGAAATGGTCAAAAAATTAAAGGCGGAGAAAGTCACCGACTATATTTCCTTTAGCTTGGAGGCTTGTCAAAAGATTCACGAACTCGCTCCCAAAGCCAATATCCAATACCTTACGGGCGACAAATCTCCAGCTGAGGTGAAGGCTGCTGGAATAAATGGATTGGATTATCACTTTTCGGTTTTCAAAAAGAATGGCACTTGGTTAAAAGATGCGCATCAGCTTGGTATGAAAGTGAACGCATGGACAGTAAATACTGCTGAGGAGATGACCAATTTAATCAATCAGAATATTGATTTTATTACAACGGATGAGCCTGAATTGTTACTCCGCATATTAAAGAAATAA
- a CDS encoding acyltransferase family protein, with the protein MARTSYISVLRIVAIFLVILIHSSSGYLNSNEFESFDWSYANWLNSFSRFAVPLFVIISGALLLQKDESTGQFYRKRLLKIVPPFLFWTVVYLVYYFIRYIDFNYIGFPQVINIVLIRLKSGTNAHLWYLYMILGLYLAVPFIRKIVGNCSKRELEIFLGLWFAALFFMNKWFNSVLPNFDLTFFSGYMGYLVLGHYLRNYPVGMAKLSSFTFFLVCCLTTTAGTYYLSVSRGEFDPTLYNYLSPNIALSAGFLFIFVQRLKLPEQLNAFWEFIDIHSFGIYLCHILLLNYIHPLLPLSTMWKIPAATVITLLASALLTYLLRKVPYGKYVSG; encoded by the coding sequence ATGGCGCGAACCAGTTATATCAGTGTACTTCGTATTGTTGCGATATTCCTCGTTATCTTGATTCATTCCTCTTCGGGCTACCTAAACAGCAACGAATTTGAGTCATTCGACTGGAGTTATGCCAATTGGCTCAATAGCTTCTCGCGCTTTGCAGTACCCCTATTTGTCATCATCTCAGGCGCACTGCTGCTACAGAAAGACGAAAGCACGGGACAGTTTTACCGAAAACGTCTGTTAAAAATTGTCCCGCCTTTTCTTTTTTGGACTGTCGTTTATCTTGTCTATTATTTCATTCGTTACATTGATTTTAACTATATCGGTTTTCCACAAGTTATTAACATTGTGTTAATTCGCTTAAAGTCAGGAACGAATGCACACCTTTGGTATCTATATATGATACTTGGGCTCTACCTTGCAGTGCCATTTATCCGTAAAATTGTGGGCAACTGCAGTAAAAGAGAGCTTGAGATCTTTTTGGGGTTGTGGTTTGCAGCGTTATTTTTCATGAATAAATGGTTTAATAGTGTCCTACCTAATTTTGATCTGACTTTTTTCTCGGGCTATATGGGGTATTTGGTCTTAGGTCATTATCTGCGCAATTACCCGGTTGGGATGGCAAAATTGTCGAGTTTTACATTTTTTCTGGTATGCTGTCTGACAACTACTGCAGGAACATATTATCTGAGTGTATCACGAGGGGAATTTGATCCGACACTCTACAATTATCTTTCGCCGAATATTGCCTTAAGCGCCGGCTTTTTATTTATTTTCGTTCAACGCCTTAAACTCCCAGAACAACTCAACGCCTTCTGGGAATTTATCGACATTCACAGCTTTGGCATTTACTTATGCCATATTTTATTGCTGAATTATATCCATCCGCTGCTTCCGTTGTCCACGATGTGGAAGATACCGGCTGCAACGGTGATCACGCTATTGGCAAGTGCTTTATTGACCTACCTATTACGGAAAGTTCCGTATGGCAAGTATGTCAGTGGCTAA
- a CDS encoding endonuclease/exonuclease/phosphatase family protein: MKKSLFLFLALCISFLSYAQEFIAGSYNIRQRNTVDVDNMWNDRKVPLTNLIKYHGFDIFGIQEGFFDQVQDLKKLLPGFDYVGVGRDDGAQEGEHSAIFYNTNRFKAIKSGTFWLSATDTEHPNKGWDAALPRICTWGIFEDKANKKRFIFMNTHFDHIGRTARTESAKLILAKAKEFAKDLPLILTGDFNVDEKDEAYFTLANSKVVTDVHELAAFKYEPNSSFNGWGKSIRPTGRIDHIFITKPFQVKKYGILTDTYMNKFPSDHFPVATTLSWK; the protein is encoded by the coding sequence ATGAAAAAAAGTCTTTTTCTATTTTTAGCGCTCTGCATTTCCTTTCTGTCTTATGCCCAAGAATTTATTGCGGGCAGCTATAATATTCGCCAAAGAAACACTGTCGATGTGGACAACATGTGGAACGACCGTAAAGTTCCGTTAACTAATCTGATCAAATATCACGGCTTCGATATTTTTGGTATTCAGGAGGGATTCTTTGATCAGGTTCAAGATCTTAAAAAGCTGCTTCCTGGATTTGATTACGTGGGAGTTGGACGCGATGATGGCGCTCAGGAAGGTGAGCACTCCGCTATTTTCTACAATACAAATCGCTTTAAAGCGATAAAGAGTGGAACTTTTTGGCTTTCAGCAACCGACACCGAACACCCGAATAAAGGCTGGGATGCAGCACTACCGCGGATCTGTACTTGGGGTATTTTTGAGGATAAGGCCAACAAAAAACGCTTTATCTTTATGAACACACACTTTGATCATATCGGTCGTACAGCACGTACCGAAAGTGCCAAATTGATATTGGCAAAAGCAAAAGAGTTTGCCAAAGATCTACCGTTGATTTTAACCGGCGACTTCAATGTGGATGAAAAGGATGAAGCTTATTTCACCTTAGCAAACAGCAAAGTAGTCACTGACGTACATGAATTGGCAGCATTCAAATACGAGCCCAATTCTTCCTTCAATGGCTGGGGAAAAAGCATCAGACCAACAGGCCGAATTGACCATATTTTTATTACCAAACCTTTCCAGGTTAAAAAATATGGTATCCTAACGGACACGTATATGAATAAATTCCCTTCAGATCACTTTCCAGTGGCAACGACACTCTCCTGGAAATAA
- a CDS encoding fumarate hydratase has translation MNFISIKNIQTKTYLLAFAIGMFFFCTACKFNSDMQSEGAPFLQGEWVQDSIPGQQQMMQYTLTDFKFTCDSVYATMHVNNKVQTIPDSCYKDGSWTEHAKGIYVLRGDSILVDGIYTKENGKQKISGCYLSGQYIPRFKVVYHAADSVVLESRLDQRQIILRKTKNITCVPQKRYQ, from the coding sequence GTGAATTTTATTTCAATAAAAAATATACAAACGAAGACATACCTATTGGCATTTGCCATAGGTATGTTTTTCTTTTGTACAGCCTGCAAATTCAATTCAGATATGCAGAGCGAAGGCGCGCCCTTTTTACAGGGAGAATGGGTCCAAGACAGTATTCCAGGACAACAGCAGATGATGCAATATACTTTGACCGATTTCAAGTTTACCTGTGATTCTGTTTACGCGACAATGCACGTCAACAATAAAGTACAGACAATACCGGATAGCTGTTACAAAGATGGATCCTGGACAGAACATGCAAAGGGTATTTATGTTTTGCGTGGGGACTCTATCCTTGTCGATGGTATTTATACCAAAGAAAATGGCAAGCAAAAGATTTCTGGCTGTTATCTTTCCGGCCAGTATATCCCCCGCTTTAAAGTCGTTTATCATGCTGCTGATTCGGTCGTACTGGAAAGCAGGTTAGATCAACGTCAAATCATCTTAAGAAAAACTAAAAATATTACCTGTGTCCCTCAAAAAAGGTATCAGTAG
- a CDS encoding DUF3127 domain-containing protein, whose translation MEIRGKVHEIGATQQVTESFKKRDMIVAYAENPQFVEYIRFEATQDRTSIFDNLAIGEEVEVSFNLRGRPWTNKDGVTTYFNSLVAWRVTKLGNAAPAPSSPGYADMPAPVDLAGSSDDDDLPF comes from the coding sequence ATGGAAATTAGAGGAAAAGTACACGAGATAGGAGCGACACAACAAGTGACAGAATCATTCAAAAAACGCGATATGATTGTAGCTTATGCCGAAAACCCACAATTTGTTGAGTACATCCGTTTTGAAGCTACACAAGACAGAACGTCAATCTTTGATAACTTAGCGATTGGTGAAGAGGTAGAAGTATCTTTTAATCTTCGTGGTCGTCCCTGGACGAATAAAGATGGCGTAACAACTTATTTTAACTCATTGGTTGCATGGCGTGTAACAAAATTGGGTAATGCTGCTCCAGCACCTTCTTCCCCAGGTTACGCAGATATGCCTGCTCCTGTAGATTTAGCTGGTTCATCAGATGACGATGATCTACCATTCTAA
- a CDS encoding class I SAM-dependent RNA methyltransferase: MEVFNTPNKVIITCNKRLSPYLQQEVKELGFDIVRAFPTGVELKVSINDTIKLNLNLRTASQILYSLKEFTSNNPTELYEQLSQIAWEELIQFDGYFSVSSNVDNETISTPLFANVKVKDAIVDRIKEKKGMRPNSGPDNNKAVVHLYWKDDRAEIFIDTSGETLAKHGYRKIPGKAPMLEALAASTIMASKWDGNAPFVNPMCGSGTLAIEAALIATNRKPGLLRMNYSFMHFIGYDETVFFQERRLLKDQINKKAAPQIIASDISEEAINVSKMNARTAGVEQLISFEVCDFAETHVPKEEGGVILFNPEYGERLGTHSKLEITYKRMGDFMKQECKGYRGYIFTGNPDLAKKIGLRASRRIEFYNGKLDCRLLEYELYEGTREKTKVLYE, from the coding sequence ATGGAAGTTTTCAACACCCCCAATAAAGTTATTATAACGTGCAATAAGCGCTTATCACCTTATTTGCAGCAGGAAGTTAAAGAGTTAGGTTTTGACATTGTCAGGGCATTTCCTACAGGAGTAGAGTTAAAGGTTAGTATAAATGATACGATCAAGCTGAATCTGAACCTACGTACAGCATCGCAAATTTTGTATTCGTTAAAAGAGTTTACATCCAATAATCCTACGGAGCTTTATGAACAATTAAGTCAAATTGCCTGGGAAGAACTCATTCAATTTGACGGATACTTCTCGGTCAGCTCCAATGTGGACAATGAAACAATCAGCACACCTTTATTTGCAAACGTAAAGGTTAAAGATGCTATCGTGGACCGCATCAAGGAAAAAAAGGGTATGCGTCCTAATTCAGGTCCAGACAACAATAAAGCTGTTGTACACCTGTATTGGAAAGATGACCGCGCAGAAATTTTTATCGATACTTCCGGTGAGACCCTAGCAAAACATGGTTATCGCAAGATCCCTGGAAAAGCGCCTATGCTGGAAGCTCTTGCAGCCTCAACAATTATGGCATCCAAATGGGATGGAAATGCGCCATTTGTGAACCCGATGTGCGGTTCTGGAACGTTAGCAATCGAAGCCGCTCTGATTGCAACAAACAGGAAACCGGGTTTGCTGCGCATGAATTACTCTTTTATGCATTTCATCGGTTATGATGAAACTGTTTTCTTCCAAGAGCGCAGACTACTGAAAGATCAGATCAATAAAAAAGCGGCCCCACAAATTATTGCTAGTGATATTTCGGAAGAGGCGATCAATGTTTCCAAGATGAATGCCAGGACTGCCGGCGTGGAACAATTAATTTCATTTGAAGTATGCGATTTTGCCGAAACACACGTTCCTAAAGAGGAAGGTGGCGTTATTTTATTCAATCCTGAATACGGTGAACGCCTAGGCACGCACAGCAAACTGGAAATTACCTACAAGCGTATGGGGGATTTCATGAAGCAGGAGTGCAAAGGGTATAGAGGCTATATATTTACAGGGAATCCAGATTTGGCAAAGAAAATTGGGCTGCGTGCATCCCGAAGGATAGAGTTTTATAATGGTAAATTAGATTGTAGATTATTAGAATACGAATTATACGAGGGTACTCGCGAAAAAACAAAAGTATTGTATGAATAA
- a CDS encoding DUF4197 domain-containing protein, which produces MMKFPLLYGTLFVSGLLYSNASDAQIFKKISETLTKANQGQTDSTKTTTASNTKAAASKSNTLTSLSNKDASLGIKQALSNGLNLSIESLAKKDGFLGDAAVKILMPAEAQKVEKTLRAVGMGKLCDQFIQSMNRAAEGAVKEAAPVFVNALSKMTITDATNILLGSKEDAATTFFKTNTSTELTNKFSPVIKSAMGANNVDQYWTQLTSAYNNLPLGNKVETNLTAYVTQKAIDGLFIKVADQESKIRQNIGGSRNTNILQKVFGYADEKK; this is translated from the coding sequence ATGATGAAATTTCCACTATTATATGGTACACTATTTGTCTCAGGACTACTTTATTCCAATGCAAGTGACGCACAGATTTTTAAGAAAATCAGTGAAACATTGACAAAAGCAAATCAGGGGCAAACCGACAGTACTAAAACCACTACAGCTTCAAATACTAAAGCAGCAGCATCGAAATCTAATACCTTGACCTCTTTATCTAACAAAGATGCTTCTTTGGGGATCAAACAGGCTTTAAGCAATGGTTTAAATCTGAGTATCGAATCTTTAGCCAAGAAGGATGGTTTTTTGGGTGATGCGGCAGTAAAGATTTTGATGCCTGCCGAAGCACAGAAAGTAGAAAAAACGCTTCGCGCTGTTGGTATGGGAAAATTATGCGATCAGTTTATACAGAGCATGAACAGAGCTGCTGAGGGAGCCGTTAAAGAGGCTGCCCCTGTATTTGTCAATGCACTTTCGAAGATGACGATTACAGATGCGACCAATATTCTTCTAGGCAGCAAAGAAGACGCCGCGACAACGTTTTTTAAAACAAATACATCGACGGAGTTAACGAACAAATTTAGTCCTGTTATCAAATCTGCCATGGGTGCAAACAATGTGGACCAGTATTGGACACAATTGACCTCAGCTTACAACAATCTCCCTTTAGGCAATAAAGTGGAGACAAATCTTACTGCCTACGTTACGCAGAAAGCAATTGACGGCCTTTTCATCAAAGTTGCCGACCAGGAGTCAAAAATTAGGCAGAACATAGGCGGCAGTAGAAATACCAATATTTTACAGAAAGTATTTGGTTACGCAGACGAAAAGAAATAG
- a CDS encoding MFS transporter, translating to MNKGIISLAFGGLAIGMTEFTMMGILPDIAQDLRIEIPTAAHLIALYALGVVVGAPTLVLFTGKYPPKKVLLFLMLLFFIFNGLFSIAPGQFLISLSRFMAGLPHGAFFGVGSVVAARLAPKGKEAQAISIMFTGMTIANLAGVPLGTYLGHHYSWRLTYGIISILGLITFAAIYAWMPKIEASKGNNIFSQLNFFNKKIAWLLMAIIAIGTGGLFAWISYIAPLVTNVSGIAADRVPLIMILIGVGMFFGNLIGGKLADTISPTKAAIASFSAMALCLVMVYFISPLGWTAYPLAFITGLVSFTIGSPTQLMLIRASKEAATLAAAGGQAAFNLGNTLGAFLGGIPITLGLAYNTPSLVGVGMASIGALLTLLYLKVYDSKSQ from the coding sequence ATGAACAAAGGAATTATTTCTTTGGCATTTGGCGGGCTCGCCATCGGAATGACCGAATTCACGATGATGGGGATTTTGCCGGATATTGCCCAAGATCTTCGTATTGAGATCCCTACAGCCGCCCATCTGATTGCACTCTATGCATTAGGTGTCGTTGTCGGTGCCCCCACATTAGTGCTATTTACGGGAAAATATCCTCCAAAGAAGGTATTGCTGTTCTTAATGCTGCTGTTTTTTATTTTCAATGGCCTTTTTAGTATCGCACCGGGACAGTTTTTGATCAGCCTCTCCCGCTTCATGGCAGGGCTTCCGCACGGTGCATTTTTTGGTGTTGGGTCTGTTGTTGCTGCTCGCTTGGCGCCGAAAGGAAAAGAAGCCCAGGCCATATCCATTATGTTTACAGGAATGACCATTGCCAATTTGGCTGGAGTACCGCTAGGAACCTATCTCGGTCATCATTATTCATGGCGGTTGACCTATGGAATTATCAGTATATTGGGTTTAATCACTTTTGCAGCAATATATGCTTGGATGCCAAAAATTGAAGCTTCCAAGGGGAATAACATCTTTAGTCAGCTCAACTTCTTCAACAAAAAAATTGCCTGGCTATTAATGGCTATTATCGCCATCGGCACCGGTGGACTTTTTGCCTGGATCAGTTACATCGCCCCTTTGGTGACCAATGTATCGGGTATCGCTGCTGATCGTGTGCCACTGATTATGATCCTGATCGGTGTTGGTATGTTTTTCGGGAATCTTATCGGTGGAAAATTGGCGGATACAATCTCCCCAACCAAAGCTGCGATTGCTAGTTTTTCCGCCATGGCGCTATGCCTTGTGATGGTTTACTTTATTTCGCCATTGGGCTGGACAGCCTATCCACTGGCCTTTATTACCGGACTGGTGTCCTTCACTATTGGTTCGCCGACACAACTGATGTTAATTCGCGCTTCAAAAGAAGCGGCAACACTGGCTGCGGCAGGTGGTCAGGCCGCCTTTAACCTTGGCAATACCTTAGGTGCATTTTTAGGTGGAATTCCAATAACCTTGGGTTTAGCTTATAACACACCGTCGCTTGTTGGTGTGGGGATGGCGAGCATTGGTGCACTCTTAACCCTGTTATATTTGAAAGTATACGACAGTAAAAGTCAATAA
- a CDS encoding copper resistance protein NlpE — protein sequence MKLPVFYFCLAAISLSACNQTSKNSQHTAADSVTHETAAADNAHTSQNSLDWPGTYEATIPCADCEGIKTNITLKSNNTFTIVSEYINKNTKVEDTGKVMWHDNGAVVHLTGKETNIKLKVGENKLIGLDQEGHEIDGPNAHLYVYNKVEGEKL from the coding sequence ATGAAATTACCCGTATTCTATTTTTGCTTAGCAGCGATTTCGCTAAGTGCTTGCAATCAAACCTCAAAAAATAGTCAGCATACAGCTGCAGATTCTGTTACACATGAGACTGCGGCAGCAGATAATGCCCATACATCGCAAAATTCGCTGGATTGGCCGGGTACCTACGAAGCTACTATTCCCTGTGCCGACTGTGAAGGAATCAAAACCAACATTACCTTAAAAAGTAACAACACATTCACCATTGTGAGTGAATATATTAATAAAAATACCAAGGTTGAAGATACTGGCAAAGTCATGTGGCACGACAACGGGGCAGTTGTTCATCTCACAGGGAAAGAAACCAATATAAAATTAAAGGTAGGGGAAAATAAGCTGATCGGACTGGATCAGGAAGGTCATGAAATCGATGGTCCCAACGCACATCTTTATGTTTACAATAAGGTTGAAGGAGAAAAATTATAA
- the pepT gene encoding peptidase T codes for MSTFDINNISDFSVSERFQRYVQIDTQSDANSPTCPSTEKQKNLGELLVKELLALGISDAAMDENGYIYATIPSNTTKQVPVICFCSHMDTSPDSSGKDVKPLVHTNYQGQDLVLPDDNSIVIKYAEHPDLANQIGNDIITASGTTLLGADDKAGVAEIMDAARLLMKHSEIKHGDIKILFTPDEEIGRGVDKADLKRLAADFAYTMDGERAGTIEDETFSADGATLTIHGVSVHPGFAKGKMQSAIKIASSVIDALPKDRLSPESTSKKDGFVHPVHISGSVEKAEIQFIIRDHVTANLKKHEDELEEIAKSIVGKYPNCTYTFAVKEQYRNMKEVLDQHPEIMEIGMEAINRAGMVAERRSIRGGTDGSRLSFMGLPCPNIFAGGHAFHGKQEWVAVQDMEKAVKTILHVVSLWEEKA; via the coding sequence ATGAGCACATTTGATATCAATAACATAAGTGATTTTTCGGTATCCGAAAGATTTCAACGCTATGTACAGATTGACACACAATCTGATGCAAATTCACCAACATGTCCTTCCACGGAAAAGCAAAAAAACCTTGGAGAGTTACTGGTAAAGGAATTGTTGGCGTTAGGTATTTCAGACGCGGCAATGGATGAAAATGGCTACATCTATGCAACCATCCCTTCCAATACTACAAAGCAAGTTCCTGTTATCTGCTTTTGTTCTCATATGGATACTTCTCCGGATTCTTCGGGGAAGGATGTTAAACCTTTGGTACACACAAACTATCAGGGACAAGACTTGGTGCTTCCTGACGACAATAGTATTGTCATCAAATACGCTGAGCATCCAGACCTGGCCAATCAAATTGGCAATGATATCATTACTGCCAGCGGCACCACGTTATTGGGTGCAGATGACAAAGCTGGTGTGGCGGAAATTATGGATGCGGCCCGTTTATTAATGAAACATTCTGAAATCAAACATGGTGATATCAAAATACTTTTTACGCCCGATGAAGAGATTGGTAGAGGTGTTGATAAAGCAGATCTAAAACGTTTAGCAGCAGATTTTGCCTATACCATGGACGGTGAAAGAGCAGGTACTATTGAAGATGAGACATTTTCAGCGGATGGGGCAACGTTGACTATTCATGGTGTATCTGTGCACCCGGGTTTTGCCAAAGGGAAGATGCAAAGTGCTATCAAAATTGCCAGCTCAGTAATTGATGCATTACCAAAAGATCGGCTTTCCCCTGAAAGTACCAGTAAAAAAGATGGTTTTGTACATCCTGTTCATATCAGCGGTTCGGTAGAAAAAGCAGAAATTCAGTTTATCATACGCGATCATGTGACCGCCAATCTCAAGAAACACGAAGACGAACTGGAGGAAATTGCAAAATCTATCGTGGGAAAATACCCAAATTGTACGTATACTTTCGCTGTAAAAGAACAGTACCGTAATATGAAAGAAGTGCTGGATCAGCATCCTGAAATCATGGAAATCGGCATGGAGGCGATCAACCGCGCAGGAATGGTGGCTGAAAGAAGAAGTATCCGTGGTGGAACAGACGGCTCGCGCCTTTCATTTATGGGCTTACCTTGTCCGAATATTTTTGCCGGAGGCCATGCTTTCCACGGAAAACAAGAGTGGGTAGCGGTACAAGATATGGAAAAAGCTGTTAAAACAATTCTACATGTCGTATCTTTATGGGAAGAGAAAGCATAG